From Vogesella sp. XCS3, the proteins below share one genomic window:
- the phhA gene encoding phenylalanine 4-monooxygenase: MMEMNTFTVPDITVRKNAGLSHGADFTLPQPLDRYSDDDHRTWATLYQRQCALLPGRVCDEFLQGLDLLTIDADRVPDFNRLNEKLAAATGWQIVAVPGLIPDDVFFEHLANRRFPVTWWLREPHQLDYLQEPDVFHDLFGHVPLLANPVFADYLQAYGRGGMKAKGLGYLPLLARLYWYTVEFGLINTPQGMRIYGAGIVSSKSESVYSLDSASPNRVGFDLQRIMRTRYRIDTFQKTYFVIDSFQQLFDATAPDFTPIYPQVEAAQVLGAGDIDAADKVYTVGNREGWLDTEDV, from the coding sequence ATGATGGAGATGAACACCTTTACCGTACCGGACATCACGGTGCGCAAGAACGCCGGCCTGAGCCATGGCGCCGACTTTACCCTGCCACAGCCGCTGGACCGCTACAGCGACGACGACCACCGCACCTGGGCCACGCTGTACCAGCGCCAGTGCGCACTGCTGCCGGGCCGCGTCTGTGACGAATTTCTGCAAGGCCTCGACCTGCTCACCATCGACGCCGACCGCGTACCCGATTTCAACCGCCTGAACGAAAAGCTGGCCGCCGCCACCGGCTGGCAGATCGTGGCCGTGCCGGGCCTGATCCCCGACGACGTATTTTTCGAGCACTTGGCCAACCGCCGCTTCCCGGTCACCTGGTGGCTGCGCGAGCCGCACCAGCTGGACTACCTGCAAGAGCCGGACGTGTTCCACGACCTGTTCGGCCACGTGCCGCTGCTGGCCAACCCGGTGTTTGCCGACTACCTGCAGGCCTACGGCCGTGGCGGCATGAAGGCCAAGGGCCTGGGCTACCTGCCGCTGCTGGCGCGCCTGTACTGGTACACGGTGGAGTTCGGCCTGATCAATACACCGCAGGGCATGCGCATCTACGGTGCCGGCATCGTATCCAGCAAGTCGGAGTCGGTGTACAGCCTGGATAGCGCCAGCCCTAACCGCGTGGGTTTCGATCTGCAGCGCATCATGCGTACCCGCTACCGCATCGATACCTTCCAGAAGACCTACTTTGTGATCGACAGCTTCCAGCAGCTGTTCGATGCCACCGCGCCGGATTTCACGCCGATCTACCCGCAAGTGGAGGCTGCCCAGGTACTGGGTGCTGGCGATATCGACGCAGCGGACAAGGTATACACCGTGGGTAACCGCGAAGGCTGGCTGGATACCGAAGACGTCTAG
- a CDS encoding Lrp/AsnC family transcriptional regulator, with the protein MRKLEFDRFDFQILEALQRDARATHQKLAQEVALSASQIGRRIQRLEEAGVIQGYHISLRPDLLNLSVTAFASVSLERHGEASIREFAAAIANLPEILECYAVAGEADYWLRIVVADLPSLSRFVMNKLMTLPLVRSVKSTVALEPIKHSQRLPLQQAMGD; encoded by the coding sequence ATGCGCAAACTGGAGTTTGACCGCTTTGACTTCCAGATTCTGGAGGCCCTGCAGCGCGACGCGCGCGCCACCCACCAGAAGCTGGCGCAGGAGGTGGCGCTGTCGGCGTCGCAGATAGGCCGCCGCATCCAGCGCCTGGAAGAAGCCGGGGTGATCCAGGGCTACCACATCAGCCTGCGCCCCGACCTGCTGAACCTGTCGGTTACCGCCTTTGCCAGTGTTAGCCTGGAGCGGCACGGCGAGGCGTCGATCCGCGAATTTGCCGCCGCCATCGCCAACCTGCCAGAAATTCTGGAGTGCTACGCGGTGGCCGGCGAGGCCGATTACTGGCTGCGCATCGTGGTGGCCGACCTGCCGTCGCTATCGCGTTTTGTGATGAACAAGCTGATGACGCTGCCGCTGGTACGCAGCGTGAAGTCCACGGTGGCACTGGAGCCGATCAAGCACAGCCAGCGCCTGCCCTTGCAGCAGGCAATGGGCGACTAG